Proteins encoded by one window of Lacipirellulaceae bacterium:
- a CDS encoding tail fiber protein, with protein MRLAVRVFATLSISWFFVHCDSAHAIETTAPWGSNSPSPFQNEQPSLTLNYVVRINGNDEDLGEVGLFAGSFNPRDWALAHGQILPIANNTALFSKLGNTFGGDAINTFALPDLRGRTAIGAGQGPGLPSYNLGQEVGTERITLSDVPEHTHSFGNGLTTGTAGSDSTHSNMQPSLALTPIIAIQGLFPSRSLTSEDSGDPGIARIGLSGQEPFLGEVTWIAHDDIPQGWARADGELLDISQNQALFSILGTIYGGDGRTNFALPDLRGRAVVGEGLGPGLSNRPIGSQAGDHEETLTESHLPAHMHDFLGSDAVTGSTGGGQQQSNLQPTLALSNILALEGVFPSRALEEEPADPNLPQRIGSGEPFLASVSMFAGNFNPRGWIDTHGQDLPIAQYSAVFSLLGTDYGGDGRSDFGIPDLRGRVAVGQGTGPGLTPRNLGSSFGQQMSALTEANIPSHVHQIPEPSTILLLAGIASFALLAERRSR; from the coding sequence ATGCGGTTGGCTGTTCGAGTTTTCGCCACGCTTTCAATCAGTTGGTTTTTCGTCCACTGCGATTCGGCACACGCGATCGAAACGACAGCTCCTTGGGGTTCCAACTCGCCGAGTCCGTTTCAGAATGAGCAACCCTCGCTCACGTTGAATTATGTGGTTCGAATCAACGGCAATGACGAAGACCTCGGTGAGGTGGGGCTGTTCGCCGGCAGCTTTAATCCCCGCGATTGGGCATTAGCTCACGGACAAATACTTCCTATTGCTAATAACACGGCGCTGTTTTCCAAGTTAGGAAACACCTTCGGCGGCGATGCCATTAACACTTTCGCTTTGCCGGACTTGCGAGGTCGCACAGCCATCGGCGCCGGACAGGGACCTGGGCTGCCCAGTTACAACCTAGGGCAAGAAGTGGGAACTGAGAGGATCACGCTTTCGGATGTCCCCGAGCATACGCACTCCTTCGGCAACGGACTGACCACCGGCACTGCTGGAAGCGATTCCACCCATTCCAATATGCAGCCTTCTTTGGCATTGACCCCAATCATTGCCATCCAAGGGCTTTTTCCTTCACGGAGCTTGACCTCCGAAGACAGCGGCGATCCAGGCATCGCTCGAATTGGCTTGAGTGGTCAGGAACCCTTCCTTGGCGAGGTTACTTGGATCGCCCACGACGATATTCCCCAAGGTTGGGCACGTGCCGACGGGGAGCTTCTCGACATCAGTCAGAACCAGGCTCTTTTCTCGATCCTGGGGACGATTTACGGAGGTGACGGTCGGACGAACTTCGCCTTACCGGATCTTCGCGGTCGAGCGGTCGTTGGTGAAGGACTAGGTCCGGGACTTTCGAACCGGCCCATCGGAAGCCAAGCAGGCGATCATGAAGAAACCCTAACCGAGTCACATCTGCCAGCTCACATGCATGACTTTCTTGGTTCCGACGCGGTCACCGGCTCAACAGGAGGTGGCCAACAGCAAAGCAACCTGCAACCGACACTTGCCTTAAGTAACATTCTCGCCCTAGAGGGGGTCTTCCCTTCGAGAGCGCTGGAAGAAGAACCAGCGGATCCCAACCTACCGCAGCGCATCGGCAGTGGAGAGCCGTTTCTTGCGTCGGTTAGCATGTTCGCAGGCAACTTCAATCCGCGGGGTTGGATCGATACCCACGGGCAGGATCTTCCTATCGCTCAGTATTCTGCTGTATTTTCGCTGTTGGGCACCGACTATGGCGGAGACGGCAGGAGCGACTTTGGAATCCCTGATCTACGAGGACGCGTCGCCGTTGGCCAGGGCACAGGTCCAGGGTTGACGCCGCGAAACCTTGGCAGCAGCTTCGGCCAGCAAATGAGCGCCTTGACGGAGGCCAATATTCCGTCTCACGTCCACCAAATTCCCGAACCTTCTACGATCCTACTACTGGCAGGTATTGCTTCCTTCGCGCTGCTCGCAGAGAGGCGATCGCGCTAA
- a CDS encoding PQQ-dependent sugar dehydrogenase — protein sequence MRCLWNTALVAALITGVFASSAFAQNPINATVPTSPWSIQLEDVVTIPNNGGNSPRLEELVFGGAPGQAYVIEQRGEIYRFDPNAANPTPTLWLDVADFLGSDFNFNNEGGLRGLAFHPDFNDSQSDGYRKFYTTHSRDAFTPLAGSPSPTIFNSPPGVNHDSVVAEWMVNANGTVDTSSYRELMRIGQPFSNHNIGRLGFNPTATPGTADYGNLYIAVGDGGSGGDPNDLAQDIDTTPSAWAHGKILRVDPIATATDPYTIPNDNPFAGQSNRIQEAWAYGLRNSHKFYWDRKTGEMYISDIGQGNIEEISRGVSGGNYGWRDREGTFQFEGGFGTLPANHPNDSFIYPVAQYDHDPDNNGFNSSSAVVGGFVYRGTDIPELNGVYFFADFATNSNPIYAVDVDDLVDRDDFTNVSQFNNGFLAPFVDVPINDNGTLKSYRQFLRDENNASYSRTDIRFGEGPDGTLYFMNKRDGTIRRVTGVVGIDPGDADRDGDVDSADLARWTNGYGTSEDWNDGNFDASTRVDAVDFLTWQNNFTGGPGLQGVPEPASLLMVATLLAGLASTRRRRY from the coding sequence ATGCGCTGTTTGTGGAACACTGCGCTGGTCGCAGCTTTGATCACCGGAGTCTTTGCTTCTTCGGCGTTTGCTCAAAATCCAATCAACGCCACGGTGCCGACATCGCCTTGGTCGATTCAGTTGGAAGATGTCGTTACGATTCCCAACAACGGCGGGAACTCGCCACGGTTGGAAGAATTGGTCTTCGGCGGAGCTCCCGGACAAGCTTATGTTATTGAACAACGGGGTGAGATCTATCGCTTTGACCCCAACGCCGCGAATCCAACGCCGACGTTGTGGCTGGATGTGGCTGACTTTCTGGGGAGCGACTTTAACTTCAATAACGAGGGCGGACTGCGCGGGTTGGCTTTCCATCCTGACTTCAATGACTCACAGTCGGACGGGTACCGAAAGTTCTACACAACGCACAGCCGCGATGCCTTCACACCGTTGGCGGGGAGCCCCTCACCCACGATTTTCAACTCCCCACCCGGAGTGAATCACGATTCGGTCGTCGCGGAATGGATGGTCAACGCCAACGGCACCGTCGACACAAGTTCGTATCGCGAGCTGATGCGGATTGGACAACCTTTCAGCAACCACAACATTGGGCGCTTAGGCTTCAATCCGACGGCAACACCCGGCACGGCCGACTATGGGAACCTCTACATTGCTGTTGGTGACGGAGGAAGCGGGGGCGACCCTAATGATCTGGCCCAAGACATTGACACCACTCCTTCAGCGTGGGCTCATGGAAAGATTCTCCGTGTTGATCCGATCGCGACCGCTACGGATCCTTACACCATTCCCAACGACAATCCCTTTGCAGGCCAGTCCAATCGCATCCAAGAAGCTTGGGCCTACGGTCTGAGGAACTCTCATAAGTTCTACTGGGACCGTAAGACCGGCGAGATGTACATCTCCGACATTGGCCAAGGAAACATTGAAGAGATCAGCCGTGGCGTGTCCGGTGGGAACTACGGCTGGCGTGATCGCGAGGGGACGTTTCAGTTTGAAGGAGGGTTCGGCACACTCCCCGCCAACCATCCCAACGACTCGTTTATTTACCCCGTCGCACAGTACGACCACGACCCGGACAACAATGGTTTCAACTCAAGTTCCGCCGTTGTGGGTGGATTCGTTTATCGGGGGACGGACATTCCCGAGCTCAACGGCGTTTACTTCTTTGCCGACTTCGCGACAAACTCCAACCCGATTTATGCCGTCGATGTTGATGACTTAGTGGATCGCGACGACTTCACTAACGTCAGCCAGTTCAACAATGGCTTCCTCGCGCCATTTGTCGATGTGCCCATCAACGACAACGGCACGCTCAAAAGCTACCGGCAATTCCTACGGGATGAAAACAACGCCAGCTATAGCCGCACGGATATCCGCTTTGGTGAAGGGCCCGATGGGACGCTTTATTTCATGAACAAGCGAGACGGCACCATTCGCAGGGTCACGGGGGTTGTGGGGATCGACCCAGGTGATGCCGACCGCGATGGCGATGTTGATTCCGCGGATCTGGCTCGCTGGACCAATGGGTACGGTACCAGTGAAGACTGGAACGATGGCAACTTTGATGCTTCGACACGCGTCGATGCCGTCGACTTTCTCACCTGGCAAAACAACTTTACCGGCGGACCAGGTCTGCAGGGCGTTCCTGAACCGGCTAGCTTGCTGATGGTTGCGACTCTGCTGGCTGGGCTCGCATCGACGCGCCGAAGACGCTACTAA
- a CDS encoding PQQ-binding-like beta-propeller repeat protein, with translation MKSFFIAVTGLLLLCNTSFAKQTANWPGWRGPSDNSVAEGDFPVEFSPEQNLLWKAELPGIGSSTPVVWGEFVFVTCSIPQKEGPPTDAIACYQFERSQPTADTVWLRPLGPGKNGKHPNGSGANPSPVTDGKVVVAYFKSGRLSCWDFDGNRIWEKNLQEMYGENTLWWDLGTSPVLAGDKVVVAVMQEGDSYMVAFNLGDGEVAWKTRRQYKRPRESDQAYTTPHVIKQGGALTIVTWGADHLTGHDAATGNLVWECGGFNPEEKGMWRVIASAAVTPEVAVVPYGRAEHLAAVSLKENHGDITADAELWRRHDLGADVPTPIIHGDQVFVLGDKRQLTKLDLQTGKTLDEFKLPKNRNKYYASPILAGGNLYCTREDGTIFVVSTENEFEVLAENELGEKTIATPVAVRNRLLVRGEKHLFLFGSEN, from the coding sequence ATGAAATCCTTCTTCATCGCTGTGACTGGCCTGCTTCTTCTCTGTAACACCAGCTTTGCCAAGCAAACCGCCAACTGGCCGGGGTGGCGCGGCCCCAGCGACAACAGCGTTGCTGAAGGTGATTTTCCTGTGGAGTTCTCTCCAGAGCAGAATTTGCTTTGGAAAGCGGAACTCCCCGGCATCGGTAGTTCGACGCCAGTTGTTTGGGGCGAGTTCGTCTTTGTGACTTGTTCGATCCCGCAGAAGGAAGGACCACCAACCGACGCGATCGCCTGTTACCAGTTCGAGAGATCGCAACCGACGGCCGACACCGTTTGGCTCCGTCCGCTCGGTCCTGGCAAAAACGGCAAGCACCCCAACGGCAGCGGCGCGAATCCTTCACCCGTGACCGACGGGAAGGTTGTTGTCGCGTACTTCAAAAGCGGACGGCTCTCGTGCTGGGATTTCGACGGCAACCGGATCTGGGAGAAGAACCTCCAAGAGATGTACGGCGAGAATACTCTCTGGTGGGACTTGGGCACGTCGCCCGTTCTTGCCGGCGACAAAGTGGTCGTCGCGGTCATGCAGGAAGGGGATTCTTACATGGTGGCCTTCAACTTGGGCGATGGCGAAGTCGCTTGGAAGACCCGACGCCAGTACAAGCGTCCCCGGGAGTCCGATCAGGCGTACACGACGCCACACGTTATCAAGCAAGGTGGCGCGCTGACGATCGTCACGTGGGGAGCCGATCACCTAACAGGACATGACGCGGCGACCGGAAATCTTGTTTGGGAATGTGGCGGCTTCAACCCGGAAGAAAAAGGCATGTGGCGGGTGATCGCTTCCGCTGCGGTCACGCCCGAAGTGGCTGTCGTTCCCTACGGTCGCGCGGAGCATTTGGCTGCCGTGAGTCTCAAGGAAAACCACGGCGACATTACCGCAGACGCTGAGCTCTGGCGCCGTCACGATCTTGGAGCCGACGTGCCCACGCCGATTATTCATGGCGATCAAGTGTTCGTTCTCGGTGACAAACGACAACTCACCAAGCTCGACCTACAAACGGGCAAGACACTCGACGAGTTCAAGTTGCCCAAGAATCGCAACAAGTATTACGCGTCTCCGATTCTTGCCGGCGGCAATCTGTATTGCACCCGAGAAGACGGAACGATCTTCGTCGTCTCGACAGAAAACGAATTCGAAGTCCTCGCCGAGAACGAGCTCGGAGAAAAAACCATCGCCACCCCTGTGGCAGTCCGCAACCGGCTGTTGGTACGTGGCGAGAAGCATTTGTTCTTGTTTGGCAGTGAAAACTGA
- a CDS encoding N-6 DNA methylase, with product MAEQDLIAKENPVAQRQNKTDRLFLARLVRDAGEDNRLDEAAVAAAHEIVLKWVELDKKGRLKKKSERQLEGEFFADLFDKVLGYPGVATDATKWNLEQQYNLSGQFPDAVLGNFGEELEPEPKAVLELKGPRVHLDRDRAGGRTAVDQCWDYLVNMPSGCRWGIVTNMVSFRLYERGSTKRAYEHFSLQSLASLAVFRQFYAIFRYNGLVKGIAKEEPKALQLLKSTQNRQREVSDKLYDAYSKHRLDFVAHLHHDLKHSIEDSIEYAQRLLDRVVFIAFCEDRGLLPKETIKRAYENLPAFSAITNPRWQNFKTLFRFVDEGQPTTIHTNGGQIPAYNGGLFKQSPADELELDDRWTEFFRFVGEFDFADEVNLDVLGHLFERSITELEKLKTTGLFGDAEKSERYAQMPQSAKRKQLGVYYTPAELTSRIVLYTVDELIEERFRDLAIEQGTSKKKADLGKTPDTPDYWNGCLAILRDLRVVDPACGSGAFLFQAYNTLESRYFEVLEHLTQLGNKKAKEQAVVQQALVPQWILEDNLYGVDLSPEAVEITQLALWIRSATPGQTLAKLSENIVHGNSLVHDAEVHPAGFDWRERFAHVFDREQQGFDCVIGNPPWERIKLQEREFFSLPAPEIATATNAAKRRKLVATLESEDPALYERYEQAQEAAASLLTYCRKSDQYPLTGKGDINTYAVFAELGSQLVAPRGRVGLLVPSGIASDKTTKDFFAEVAENDRLIRLYDFENKKIYFPDVHASFRFCILSFFGSSRQTDHADFAFFIHWMDELEDSNRHIPLSGDDIKLLNPNTKTCPILETRRDAELAKQIYRHVPVLIDRTRKGPTGNSWGISFKAMYHQTNDAELFDEATDLQAQGWSLKGNHWSKGDDIRLPIYEAKMFRPYDHRHGTVFEDTSNWINQGQTHETTLVQHQNPEHLVLPRFWTDKSNVLDQFENSLPPFLLAFRDITRATDQRTLLACAIPCVGVINTAPIILFESAEVRLQACLLACLNAMCVDFLAKQKTGGTHMNFFIVEQLPVLPPDTYAKPCPWDQQTTLETWISERVLKLTCTAEDMLPLAEACDFTSGSFQKEYNGRLNKWDEAQRAHLMAELDAAYFHLYGINRDDAEYILSTFKGIHEETTLLRDNRSTAQHILALYDEFAK from the coding sequence ATGGCCGAACAAGACCTCATCGCCAAAGAAAACCCGGTCGCCCAGCGACAGAATAAGACCGACCGGCTATTCCTGGCTCGGCTGGTCCGCGATGCGGGTGAGGACAACCGGCTTGATGAAGCCGCGGTGGCTGCTGCTCACGAGATCGTCCTCAAGTGGGTCGAACTCGATAAGAAGGGGCGACTGAAGAAAAAGTCCGAGCGCCAACTCGAAGGCGAATTCTTCGCGGACCTCTTCGACAAAGTTCTGGGCTATCCCGGCGTGGCCACTGACGCCACGAAGTGGAATCTCGAGCAACAGTACAATCTGTCCGGCCAATTTCCCGACGCCGTGCTGGGCAACTTTGGAGAAGAACTTGAGCCCGAACCCAAAGCGGTGCTCGAACTCAAAGGCCCCCGCGTGCATCTCGACCGCGACCGCGCGGGTGGTCGCACGGCCGTTGATCAGTGCTGGGATTATCTGGTGAACATGCCCAGCGGCTGCCGCTGGGGCATCGTCACCAATATGGTCAGTTTCCGGCTGTACGAACGCGGTTCGACCAAGCGAGCGTACGAACACTTCTCCCTGCAGTCGCTTGCTTCGCTGGCGGTGTTTCGTCAGTTCTATGCCATCTTCCGTTACAACGGCCTCGTGAAGGGCATCGCCAAGGAAGAACCGAAGGCGCTACAGCTACTGAAAAGCACGCAGAACCGCCAGCGCGAAGTGAGCGACAAACTCTACGATGCTTACTCCAAACATCGGCTCGACTTCGTCGCCCACTTGCACCACGATTTGAAGCACTCGATTGAAGACTCCATCGAGTACGCCCAGCGTCTGCTCGACCGCGTGGTGTTCATCGCCTTCTGCGAAGATCGCGGCCTGTTGCCCAAGGAAACCATCAAGCGAGCGTACGAAAACCTGCCCGCGTTCAGCGCAATCACCAACCCGCGTTGGCAAAACTTCAAAACGCTGTTCCGCTTTGTCGATGAGGGCCAGCCGACCACCATCCACACCAACGGGGGTCAAATCCCCGCGTACAATGGCGGGCTCTTCAAGCAATCGCCCGCGGACGAGCTGGAACTCGACGACCGTTGGACGGAATTCTTTCGCTTCGTCGGCGAGTTCGACTTCGCCGACGAAGTGAATCTCGACGTCCTCGGTCATCTGTTCGAGCGCTCAATCACCGAGCTGGAAAAGCTGAAAACCACGGGCCTCTTCGGCGATGCCGAAAAGAGCGAGCGCTACGCGCAGATGCCGCAGTCGGCCAAGCGGAAGCAACTGGGCGTTTATTACACGCCAGCCGAACTGACGAGCCGGATCGTGCTGTACACGGTCGACGAACTGATCGAGGAACGCTTCCGCGACTTGGCCATCGAGCAAGGCACGTCGAAGAAAAAGGCCGACCTGGGAAAAACGCCCGACACGCCCGACTATTGGAACGGCTGCCTCGCGATCTTGCGCGATCTGCGCGTCGTTGACCCCGCCTGTGGCTCCGGGGCGTTTTTGTTTCAGGCGTATAACACGCTGGAAAGCCGTTACTTTGAAGTGCTTGAACACCTGACGCAGTTGGGTAACAAGAAGGCCAAGGAGCAGGCCGTCGTCCAACAGGCGCTCGTGCCGCAGTGGATTCTCGAAGACAACCTCTACGGCGTCGACCTCTCGCCCGAAGCGGTCGAGATCACGCAACTGGCCCTCTGGATCCGCAGTGCGACGCCGGGGCAGACGCTGGCGAAGCTCAGTGAAAACATCGTTCACGGCAACTCGCTGGTTCACGACGCGGAAGTCCACCCCGCGGGTTTCGACTGGCGGGAGCGATTTGCTCATGTGTTCGACCGCGAGCAACAGGGGTTTGACTGCGTGATTGGGAATCCGCCCTGGGAGCGGATCAAGCTGCAAGAGCGCGAGTTCTTCTCGCTACCCGCCCCGGAAATCGCCACCGCCACGAATGCCGCTAAGCGGAGAAAGCTGGTCGCTACGCTCGAATCCGAAGACCCGGCCCTCTACGAGCGTTACGAGCAGGCCCAAGAAGCTGCCGCGTCGCTGCTCACGTATTGTCGCAAGAGCGATCAGTACCCGCTGACCGGCAAGGGGGACATCAACACGTATGCTGTGTTCGCGGAGTTAGGCTCACAGCTTGTGGCGCCGAGAGGTCGCGTCGGGTTGCTCGTTCCCTCAGGCATTGCCAGCGATAAGACGACCAAGGATTTCTTTGCCGAAGTCGCGGAGAACGACCGGCTGATTCGGCTCTATGATTTTGAAAACAAGAAGATTTACTTTCCCGATGTTCACGCCTCGTTTCGCTTCTGCATTTTGAGCTTCTTTGGCTCATCGCGTCAGACCGATCATGCAGACTTCGCTTTCTTCATACACTGGATGGATGAGCTTGAGGATAGTAACAGACATATTCCACTTTCCGGTGATGATATAAAACTGCTCAATCCGAATACGAAAACGTGTCCCATACTTGAAACACGCCGTGACGCGGAGCTTGCCAAGCAAATTTATCGGCACGTGCCGGTTCTCATCGATAGGACTCGCAAAGGACCGACTGGCAACTCGTGGGGCATCTCTTTCAAGGCTATGTACCACCAAACAAACGATGCGGAGCTATTCGACGAAGCAACTGACTTGCAGGCCCAAGGGTGGAGCTTGAAAGGCAACCATTGGAGTAAAGGCGATGACATCCGGCTGCCAATCTACGAAGCGAAAATGTTCCGTCCTTATGATCACCGCCATGGCACCGTTTTCGAAGACACCAGCAATTGGATTAACCAGGGGCAAACGCACGAGACCACCTTAGTACAGCATCAGAACCCCGAACATTTAGTTCTTCCACGATTCTGGACGGATAAAAGTAACGTATTGGATCAGTTTGAGAATTCACTTCCGCCTTTTCTATTGGCATTCAGAGATATTACCCGTGCTACGGACCAACGAACACTACTCGCATGTGCAATTCCGTGTGTCGGAGTCATCAACACAGCTCCAATTATCCTCTTTGAGAGTGCTGAGGTCAGATTGCAAGCCTGCTTGCTGGCTTGCCTGAATGCAATGTGTGTTGATTTCTTAGCGAAGCAAAAGACCGGCGGGACACACATGAACTTTTTCATTGTCGAGCAGCTCCCCGTCCTCCCTCCCGACACCTACGCCAAACCGTGCCCCTGGGACCAGCAGACCACGCTGGAAACCTGGATCAGCGAGCGGGTCCTCAAGCTCACTTGTACGGCTGAAGACATGCTGCCGTTGGCCGAGGCGTGCGACTTCACCAGTGGCAGTTTCCAAAAAGAGTACAACGGGCGGCTCAACAAATGGGACGAGGCCCAGCGGGCCCACCTGATGGCCGAGCTCGACGCGGCCTATTTTCATCTTTATGGAATCAACCGCGACGACGCGGAGTACATTCTCAGCACGTTCAAAGGCATTCACGAGGAGACGACGCTGCTACGTGATAATCGTAGCACTGCGCAACACATACTTGCGTTGTATGACGAGTTCGCGAAGTAG
- a CDS encoding glycoside hydrolase N-terminal domain-containing protein translates to MLRSWLLLGFALIPQLAHAQRLSDSGVQTSFSKQPALKWEDGMVTGNGLIGSLHYGPPERQVIVFNSHKFLVPNGAAFPVPDMTDQLDELRDGMLAGNIGPAYQEFHDELLRRRGLPVVHKPYYGMVSSQPFHAGYQLVVDIPGAEEPTQYHRKTVYGTGEVFNWWSHDQGSWGMRSFASRADNVLITDLNPLEHVKLTCTLSAELPSRAPKNVETKTLVERVPDGALINFRAKYPKKNSKQAGYEGVTKVIVDGGKVFIEGETIRIVDADSILLLTKLERYRNDLHEWDKKKLQIELSEIKPDYQSLLDRHTKIHKPIYDRVTLTLGEKTLASLGRGQGEGKTNTELLTAESKNRESVNLALLERLFATSRYLFLSSSGKDYAPRLSGMFSGSWTAAWAGDYTCDSNVNMAVFGGNIADLPECMEGYFAILERTLPQWREAAKNYYGCRGILGPVRIDGEYAIPIHCGPYHAHFTATGLGPWLLYPLWEHYQITGDKQFLRERLHPLLVEQAHFYEDFLTRTDDQGNYVFVPSNSPENAWAGIKPRTSAAINSVMDIAACKHALTMLLEAEKEFEIAPSGSTKRWQQMLTKLPPYLVNNDGVFKEWAWESYGENPGHRHLSHLYPLWPAYEVNPENPGTRDFMPALANAIRKRPQGIVQAHGGLQKAIGWLRLKNGEEFGKVLKYFLENGYFYDGLSSSHDRGHKIFNYDLVLCLQGLVIESIVFTDTDYNGETASGVVELLPALPEFMNQGKLTGVKARCQTTIESLEWNLDERWVRARVTSDKDQTLVIRHRGGMKKIESNVDHSTTPENAFTVDATAGEPVEVKVEF, encoded by the coding sequence ATGCTTCGCTCCTGGTTGTTACTTGGCTTCGCACTGATCCCCCAACTTGCACACGCCCAACGTTTATCTGACAGTGGCGTACAAACCAGCTTCTCCAAGCAGCCCGCCCTCAAGTGGGAAGACGGCATGGTCACCGGCAACGGACTCATCGGCTCGTTGCACTACGGCCCGCCGGAGCGGCAGGTGATCGTGTTCAATTCACACAAGTTCCTAGTGCCCAACGGAGCGGCGTTTCCCGTACCGGATATGACGGACCAACTCGACGAGCTCCGCGACGGGATGCTCGCTGGCAACATCGGGCCGGCGTACCAAGAATTCCACGACGAGCTGCTCCGCCGCCGCGGCTTGCCAGTCGTCCATAAACCGTACTACGGCATGGTCAGCTCGCAACCGTTTCACGCGGGGTATCAATTGGTGGTCGATATTCCCGGCGCTGAAGAGCCAACCCAGTACCATCGGAAAACAGTCTACGGGACGGGTGAAGTTTTCAATTGGTGGTCGCACGATCAAGGCAGTTGGGGGATGCGAAGTTTTGCTTCGCGTGCCGATAATGTTCTCATCACCGATCTGAATCCGCTTGAGCATGTGAAGCTAACTTGTACGCTCTCAGCTGAGTTGCCATCGCGCGCGCCAAAGAATGTCGAAACGAAGACCCTCGTCGAAAGAGTTCCCGATGGTGCCCTTATCAACTTTCGAGCGAAGTACCCTAAGAAGAATAGCAAGCAGGCTGGATACGAAGGCGTCACTAAAGTTATCGTCGACGGTGGAAAAGTTTTTATCGAAGGCGAGACGATTCGCATCGTAGATGCTGATTCAATTCTTCTCCTAACCAAACTTGAGCGCTACCGTAACGATTTGCATGAATGGGACAAGAAGAAACTTCAAATAGAACTTTCTGAGATTAAGCCTGACTACCAATCCCTTCTCGACCGCCACACCAAGATTCACAAGCCGATCTACGATCGCGTGACGCTCACCCTCGGAGAAAAAACCCTCGCCTCTTTGGGGAGAGGGCAGGGTGAGGGGAAGACCAACACCGAACTGCTCACCGCAGAATCTAAGAATCGCGAATCCGTTAATCTGGCATTGCTCGAACGCTTGTTCGCGACCAGCCGTTATCTGTTCCTCAGTTCTTCAGGAAAGGACTACGCCCCGCGGCTCTCGGGCATGTTCAGCGGAAGTTGGACGGCCGCCTGGGCGGGCGATTATACGTGCGACTCGAACGTGAACATGGCCGTCTTCGGCGGGAATATCGCCGACCTGCCCGAGTGCATGGAAGGCTATTTCGCCATTCTCGAACGAACGCTTCCGCAATGGCGCGAGGCGGCGAAGAACTACTACGGCTGCCGCGGCATCCTCGGCCCGGTGCGCATCGATGGTGAGTACGCCATCCCCATCCACTGCGGCCCTTACCACGCCCATTTCACGGCAACCGGATTAGGCCCCTGGCTGCTCTATCCGCTGTGGGAACACTACCAAATCACCGGCGATAAACAGTTCTTGCGTGAGCGGCTGCACCCGCTGCTCGTTGAGCAGGCCCACTTCTACGAAGACTTCCTTACGCGAACTGACGATCAGGGAAACTACGTTTTCGTCCCTTCGAACTCTCCCGAGAACGCTTGGGCAGGGATCAAACCGCGCACCTCGGCGGCTATCAACTCAGTGATGGACATCGCTGCGTGCAAACACGCACTGACGATGCTGCTCGAAGCGGAGAAGGAATTCGAGATCGCCCCCTCGGGGTCAACCAAGCGTTGGCAGCAGATGCTCACGAAGTTGCCGCCCTATCTGGTTAACAACGACGGCGTTTTCAAAGAATGGGCCTGGGAATCGTACGGCGAGAACCCAGGCCACCGTCACCTCAGCCACCTCTACCCACTGTGGCCCGCCTACGAGGTGAACCCAGAGAATCCGGGCACGCGCGACTTTATGCCGGCGCTGGCCAACGCAATCCGCAAGCGCCCCCAGGGGATCGTCCAAGCCCACGGCGGTTTACAAAAAGCGATCGGTTGGCTGCGTCTGAAAAACGGCGAGGAGTTCGGTAAGGTGCTGAAGTACTTCCTCGAAAACGGTTACTTCTACGATGGCCTCAGCAGCAGCCATGACCGTGGGCACAAGATTTTCAATTACGACTTGGTTCTTTGCCTGCAAGGCTTAGTGATCGAGTCGATCGTCTTCACGGACACAGATTACAACGGCGAAACCGCAAGCGGTGTTGTTGAGCTTCTCCCCGCGCTACCGGAGTTTATGAACCAGGGAAAATTGACCGGCGTGAAAGCTCGCTGCCAAACGACGATTGAATCTCTGGAATGGAACCTCGACGAGCGCTGGGTCCGCGCCCGCGTAACCAGCGACAAAGACCAAACCCTTGTGATTCGTCATCGTGGCGGGATGAAGAAAATCGAGTCGAACGTCGATCACAGCACGACACCTGAGAATGCCTTCACCGTCGACGCGACAGCTGGTGAGCCGGTTGAGGTGAAGGTGGAGTTTTGA
- a CDS encoding metal-dependent hydrolase: protein MSPVGHSLTGLALGALVIPPEWSTKSKTISACVFVLLANTPDLPFPCWGHQRYDISHSLFSTAVGCVVAAAMAYFALRRRVSFPGRMITAGVIAWGSHLLLDMFYNHGKGLAMFWPYSDARLALTIPWFSHLDLSDLWSWHNIRVALVESLFYGSVLTLALFIRRYVLSDRKMPKAR, encoded by the coding sequence ATGTCGCCCGTCGGTCACTCGCTTACAGGTCTCGCCCTTGGGGCGCTGGTGATTCCGCCTGAGTGGTCAACCAAATCGAAAACGATCTCAGCCTGTGTTTTCGTGTTGTTGGCCAACACGCCCGATTTGCCTTTTCCTTGCTGGGGTCACCAGCGTTACGACATCAGCCATAGCCTGTTTTCTACCGCGGTCGGTTGTGTCGTTGCAGCTGCGATGGCGTACTTCGCACTCCGACGTCGCGTTTCTTTTCCCGGCAGAATGATCACCGCAGGAGTGATTGCCTGGGGCAGCCATCTTTTGCTCGACATGTTCTATAACCACGGCAAAGGCCTTGCCATGTTCTGGCCCTACAGCGATGCGCGTCTTGCGTTGACGATTCCGTGGTTTTCGCACCTCGATTTGAGCGACTTATGGAGCTGGCATAATATCCGTGTCGCCCTGGTCGAGTCTCTGTTCTACGGCAGCGTCTTGACGCTCGCCTTGTTCATCCGTCGTTACGTGTTGTCAGATCGCAAGATGCCAAAGGCCAGGTAA